The genomic region TGCATAGCAACTTCAACTTCATAGTCTTCACGTGTTTGAGAAAACGCAATAACTTTCTTATGAACTGGTGACTTGGCTCTATTTAAATATGTAACGAATTCAGCAATACCACCCTCGTAACAGAAATTTTCTTTCTTATCATTTCTTTCATCTTTAATAGAAATACTTAGACCTTTATTTAAAAAAGCCATCTCTCTAAATCTATTAGCAAGAGTGTCGTAGTTAAACTCATGAACTTCAAAAATTTCATTATCTGGTTTAAATGTTACTGCAGTACCAGTTGCTTTAGGATTTTCTAAATTTCCTTTAACATGAAGAGACTCAACAACATCTCCTCTTTCAAACTTAACAGCATGTAATTTACCATGCTTCTTAATTTCAACTTTTACCCATTTAGAAAGTGCATTTACAACTGCAGCACCTACACCGTGAAGACCACCTGAAACTTTATAAGCCCCACCTTCCTCATTAAATTTTCCACCAGCATGTAGTTTTGTATAAACTAACTCGGCTGCTGAACAACCTTCAGTAGGGTGCATATCTGTAGGAATACCTCTACCGTCATCTATGACTGTAACTGAATTATCCACATGAATTATAACTTTAATTTCGCTACAGTAACCAGCTAGGGCTTCATCCACTGCATTATCAACGATTTCATATACGCAGTGGTGTAATCCTCTAAAAGACGTATCACCGATATACATACCTGGACGCTTTCTGACGGCTTCTAATCCTTCAAGGACCTTAATCTGATCAGCATCGTACTTCTCGCCAACTTTTGAGATTGATGTATTTTCTGTTTCCAAAGGGACTCCTATAATTCCATTTATAAGTCTATTTCAAATTCGTAATCGAACCGGATTGGACGTAAATTTTATTTGCGCCATTAATGCGCTCTAACTCTTCTTTAAACTTCTCATTTGCTGTGGTTATCAGAACCTGAAATGAGCTCCTTTCTAAATACTCAACAAGTCTTTGCCATCGACAGCGATCTAGCTCGCCTGAGACATCGTCAATTAGTACAATAGGAAAGGACATGAATTTATACCTAAAAAGCTCTATATAGGCAAATAAGAGGCTCAAATAGCTCATTTTTTGTTGACCTAAAGAACAATATTCAAACGAATTTAAACCATCAAAAAGAAGCACATAGTCATCCTTATGAATACCGTATGTTGTATGGCCTACAATTTCATCTTTTTGAATTCTTGATTGCAACATGTCAAAAATGTCATTTTCATCTAATCCTATAACTCTTGTATCAAGTGTTATTTTTAATAGATGGTCTTCACTGAAAATATCTTTAAAAGTTTGTGTACAGTAATTTTCTATTTCATTTAAAAACTTTATTCTCAACTGAGTTAAAATATATGAGTTCTTAGCAAGCTCTCGATCAATCGCTGTTATTTGTTCCCTATATTGAGAAGGTTTCTTACTTAAAAGTGAATTTCTAAATCTCAAGGAAGCGGTATATCTACTTAAAGTTTTTTTATACATAGGATCTAATATAGAAATATGTTGATCCATCCACTGTCTTCTGAAGCTTGATGTATTATGAAAAGCATATGAGTCGAAGGGGTTAATAAAGACTAATTTAATATCAATCTTTTTTTTCATCGGCTGACCATCTACAAACCAATTTGTATTATTAACGTCCATTTTCCCAGATACACTCATTGGGATATTTTCTTCATCTAAAAATACAGATGAAAATATTATCTCTGGTTGTTCACAATCAATACCGAGATATTGTGGAAAACTAGTATTTTTACGAAATGATTTTCTTGTAGATAATACATGAAGTGCTTCAAGGATATTGGTTTTGCCGTTTCCATTTTCCCCTAGAATACAATTTATTCCAGGATTAAAGCTAATTATGTCTGGTTGCAGGTTTCTAAAGTTTGTAACCTGCAACTTTGAAATTTTAAATGAATGCATTAAAGCTTAAGAGGCATAATGATTCCTAAATAATTAGGAAGCGTATTAGACTTAATAATTACAGGACTTAATTCATTATTTAACTCAAGAGAGATTTCACCTTCATCAAATGATTGTAAAGTATCAATTAAGTACTTTGCATTGAATCCAATTTCCATTTCCTTACCATTGTAATCAACGGCCATTGTTTCCATCGCATCACCAAGTGAAGGGTGATTTGCTGTTATAGTCATTATTTGATCTGCTAGCTTAACTCTAACTCCATTAGATTTTTCATTAGACATAATTTTTATTCGTCTAATAGCATCAAAGAAAGAGTTTCTATCAGTAGTCATTGTATAAGTTGTTTTATTAGGAATCACTGCTTGATATTTAGGGTATTCTCTTGCAATAAGTCTGATTGAAAGAAAGTATTCATCTTTTGCGTTAATATATAAAAATGTATCGTCTACAGAAATTTCTACATCAATCTCTGGATATGTTTCTGAAACTTTTTTAATTTCAAAAATTCCCTTACGTGGAATAATAATACCATTTACTAGAGTTTCATTATTAGATTCTACTAGGTCTGTTTCTAGTAGTGATAATCTATGTCCATCTGTAGCAACAGCTCTTAGTTTAGAATCAATTTCTTGTAGGTAGATACCATTTAAATATAATCTAGTTTCGTCATTGAGTACTGCATAAGAAGTTTTATTTATTATATTTGCTAGTTGTTCACTTGATAGTTTGAACTTATTCACTTCTTGGTTGAAAACTAGGTGAGGGAAGTCATCTGGCTTGTAGATTAAAAGTGAATAGTGAATATCTCCACAATTTAATTTTAATGTATTCGTATCTTCATCAAGTGATAAAGTAATTTCTGTACCAGGTAATTCTTTTAGAATATCAAATATATTTTTAGCATTTACACAAAATCTACCAGGGTTATCCACTTGTGCTTTAACTACTACCTTTGCAGATACTTCTAGATCTGTAGCTGAAATATTTAATTGACCATTGTTAGCTTCGATTAAAGTGTAAGTTAAAATTGGTCTTGAGTTTCTTTTATCGACTACTGATAAAACTTTATTCAAGCATGATTTAAAATCTTCTGTGTGTAGTGTGATTTTCATATTCGATTTCCTAATAAATTCTTTTCACTTTTTTATCGCTATTGATTTAGTTAATCAATGGAGTTCTTTGAACTTTCTTCTTTATATATATATTTCTTTATTAATTATTATATATATATACAGTGTGGATAAGTGTGTAAGTAACTATTCTTCAATGTTTACCAGTATTAAGCTTATTTCTAAAATATGAGTAAGCTTGGATAACTATTTTTTAACGCAATCCTTAGTTCGGATATTATTTTTTTACTCAATATTTACTTAACTTTATAAATACTAGTTAACATAGTTATCAACGGCCATAAAATTTGTTTGTTCATATATGCGTAAAAATATCATTTGGCCATTCATCTACTCACATTTAATTCACATGTTGATAACTTTCTTATTCACTTATTAATTTTTGTGAATCTGTTTTATCCACGGCCGTTAATAAGTTTTTTTCTATCTCTAAACACCTTCTATTACTTATATTTTCATTCACACTAGCACTTTAGTTTCTTGTTAATAATTAAATTGGGCCGTGAGTTATTGATAGAATGTATAGTTATTAACAATAGTATGTGGATAAATATTTGTTGAATAGTCATTTATTCATGGCCTATTGTTAATAACTTCCTAGGGCCGTGAGTAAAGTGAACGCAGAAATCCAAGAATGCATTCAATGCACTCTCGGATATGAACTTTAAATAGATCTTATAAACAGTTTTCTATTGTGATTAGATCTCTGGACAATGATACGTCAGTCAGTAGTTTTTCTCTTATAGTTCTCTCGGCATGTACCACTGAACTATGGTCTCGACCGCCGTAAAACTTACCAATTTCATCTTGAGTTGCATTTACTATTTTTCTAGATAAATACATTGCTACAAATCTAGCATTAACTATATCTTTTGTTCTAGCCTTCGACTTAAGGTCCGGCACTGGTATTTTAAAATGAAGAGAAGTAGCTTTAGCAATAATATCTAGCGTAACTTTTCTTTCAACATCTTCAGCACTAAGGCCAAGAATATCTTTAACCATTTCAGTGTCTACTTCTACATTCATAACATCAGCATAAGCAGACAGCTTCACAAGTGAGCCTTCAAGTTCTCTAATATTAGTTTTGATTGAGTGAGCGATTAAGGTCAAAATATCATCTTGAAGATATAAATCTAATTCAAATGCTTTTCTTTTTAGGATAGCTATTCTTGTTTCTAGATCTGGCTTTTGGATATCTACAACTAATCCCCATTGAAGACGAGTCTTAATTCTCTCTTCAATCCCATCAATTTCATCAGGAGATTTGTCTGAAGTAAAAATTAATTGCTTACCATTTCTATAAAGCTCATTAAAAACATGGAAAAACTCATCTTGAGTACCCGTCTTATTTTTTAACTCATGAATATCATCAATCATTAATACATCAATTTTCTTGGTAAACTTCTCTTGGAATGCGTCTACAGTCTTGGTTTTAACTGACTCAATATACTCTTTCATGAAATCTCTAGCAGTTGTGAGATAGACTATATATTGTGGAAAATTTTCTTTTATACCGTTGGCAACAGCGTAAAGAAGGTGTGTCTTTCCAAGTCCCGAGTTTGAGTGCATATATAAAGACGGGTATTTACCCTTATCTCCTGGTGTTTTGGATATAGCGATAGCAGCTGCATTTGCTAGATTATTGGAAGGTCCAACAATAAAATTGTCAAAAGTTTTAGTAGAATCAATATTCATTCCAGGATCACTCATGTGTTGAATGTACTGGCTTTCAACTTTAGATAATTTATCGTCACGTGTAGGAGAGAGGTCAAGTGTGAACGATGCACGAGCTTGCTGTTTAGAGTTATCCTCTAAAGTTTCTGCTTTGGTATTTGGTTCAGCTACATTGACGATTACTTCATATTCTTTTCCGAGAAGGCCACTTATTGCAGATTTGACTTCGTTGAGGCAGTGCGTCTCGACCATAATCTTTATAAGAGGATTCGTAACGTTAAATACAATAGAATCCATAGTGATGTTTGATAGCTGAAAGACATCTGTAAAATAGGCATTGTATTTTTCAGGAGTTAGCTGGTCTTTAAGCGTATCAAGTAGAGTGTCACCAATAGTTTTAAGTTCAGCTTCGGAGAAAATACTAGTTTCTGCTTTAGCTTTTGGTAAATTAACTTCAGGTTTAATGTCCTGTAAGCTATTGTTACTACTAAAAATATCGGTTGGATTTTTAGTGTTCTGAGTATTTAAAAAGTGGTCAAAGGGAAAGTCTTGACTCATATTCTCTAATCTCCGTGTGTAGTAATCATTTATGCTGTGTGGGCAAAAATTTGTAGCATGGCCCAATAACTTTTCAAATAACTTTTATCATTTTTTTTCGCAGGGCCAAAAAAAATAAATATTTTCATTATTTTGCAAAGGGCCATTGACCTTTTTAAGTCCGTTGTGTAAACGTAGTCTTTCGAATTATATAGTTAAATGTTACAACAGATAAAGGTGGAGCTATGAGCAAGAGAACTTGGCAACCAAAAAGAAAGAAAAGACTTAGAGTACACGGATTCTTAAAAAGAATGGCTACTGCTGGTGGTAAGAATATTATCAACGCAAGAAGAGCTAAAGGTAGAAAGAGACTTACAGTTTCTACTGGTAAAAAATAAGTTAATCTATGGCCGATAATCATTTCGATAAGTCCTATCGTTTATTATCGGCACAAGATTTTTCATATCTTAGGCGCGGATCTAAGCAGATAAAGACTAAGTGGATAATGGCCTATTATCGACCTTCTAGACTTAAAGCAAAATCTAATCATACACGTATCGGATACTCTATAACTAAGAAAGTAGGGAAGGCTCATACTCGCAATAGATTCAAGCGAATAATGAGAGACATGTTTCGTACTTCTGACTGTAAACACAAGGCAATTGATATCATTGTTATTGTTTCTCCTTTTTTAACAAAAAAAATTGAGTCACAAGAAAAACAAGAGAAACTTTTGCGAGAATCCTTCGAACAATTACTTTTAAGTATTTAACATCTAAAACTTTCCTACCTATATGCAATGTGGTATTTACTGCAAACTAATTTGAAATTAATTTCGAGGAATCATATATGACTGATGATCACAAACGTACTTTTTTAGCTGTAGTACTATCTGGTTTAGTACTTTTTGGGTGGCAAACTTATTTTGCTCCTCAACAACCAATAGTTGAGCAAGATGCAAAAGAGCAAATTGCTGCAAGTGTTAATAGGGTAGAGCAAGCTAAAGGGCCTGCTAAAGATTCTGTTAAAGTTAGTGATGCCCAAGATATTCCAGCAGCACCTGTTTCGGCTGATGTTAAGAAGATCACTTTAGAAAATAATGGCTATCTCGTTGAGATGACTTCTGATTTATCTATAGTTGGTTTTACAAATCCTACTGTAGCATATGATTTCTTCGCTACTGTTGGTCACGAAAAACCTTTTGCTATCGAAATTTATAATGGCGCTGGTTACTCTCAGTTAAACTTCTCTATTAATCAAATTTCTCCTGCTCATATTCAAGGTTCTAATTCTAAGTTAGGTTTAAATATTGATTTTAAATTAGATGATCTTGGTAAAATTACTTATAAGTTAAACTCAGCTACACCATATAAATATAGAGTTAAGTTTAGGGCCACTACAAGAGAAGAAGAGAATAGACAGATTAGACACTTCTCATATTACACGCAAGACTTAGATTCGATGACTGTTGCTGATAGTTCTGAAGATGATGGTAAGGCTAGATGGGTAGGAATTGATTTTAATTTTCACTTGTTTGCTTTAACTTTTTCAACTCCACAGGCTTCACGTTTTAATGCAAATGAAGCAGGAGACTTTAATACAACTCTTGTTAATGAACTTCAAAGTCTTGAAGGTTCAATAGTTTTTACTAAGAAAAATTATGACCATTTATCTAAGCTTGGAAATTTATTAAATCAATCAATTGATTTTGGTATTTTTAGTATTTTAGCAGTGCCTCTATTACGTGGTCTTCAGTTTATTCAAACTTATGTTCATAACTATGGTCTTGCTATTATTTTGCTTACTTTAGTTATCAGATCTATCATGTTTCCTCTTCAGTTTAAGTCTTTTAAGTCGATGAAGAAGATGCAAAAAATTCAACCAGAACTTACTAAACTAAAAGAAAAATACAAAGACGATCCACAAAGAATGCAAAAAGAAACTATGGCTGCATTTAAAAAGGCAGGCGCAAACCCTTTAGGTGGCTGTCTTCCATTAATTGCACAGATGCCAATCTTTTTTGCATTTTACCAAGTTCTTTATAATGCTGAGGAATTTGTAGGTTCACCATTTCTAGGATGGATTACAGATCTTTCTGTTAAGGATCCTATGTATGTATTGCCAATACTAATGGCAATTGCAATGTTCTTTCAAACTAAACTTAATCCTTCACCTACGGCGGATCCAACTCAGAAAAAAGTTATGATGTTAATGCCTCTAGTTTTTGGTTTCATTATGAAAGACCTTCCTGCAGGTTTAAACTTATATATGTTTACATCAACTATTTACGGAGTTGGTCAACAGCTTCTAGTTTATAAACTGTCTGACTAGTATGTATAATCTCTATGACGATAAGCCCATTATTGCTTGCAGTACCGGTATGGTTTCTAATAGTGCAATAGGGCTTATTCGAATATCTGGGTTTGATAATTTAATATCTCTTCAGGAATTTTTCAGCTTTGATCTTAAAAAGGTTAAAGCTAGATATAATCACTTCTCAAAGTTATTATTTAATTCATGTGTTTTGGATGAAGTTGTATTTAGCTACTATCCTGGTCCCAATAGTTACAACGGTGAAAATATTCTTGAAATTTCCGTTCATGGGAACCAATTAAATATTTCTAAGATTATTTCAGTATTTATAGATAATACAAATATTAGGGCTGCCAGAGAAGGGGAGTTTTCTTACCGTGCTTTGAAAAATGGTAAATTATCGCTTTCTCAAGTTGAAGGCTTAGATTTACTTCTTAATGCAAGCTCCTCATACATGCTAGAACAGGGTTTGGACATACTTCAGGGAGACTTATATCTTAAATACAAAGATCTTCACTCTTCTTTTTTAAAGGTAAAATCTTCGATTGAAATAGGTATCGATTTTTCTGAAGATGTGGGCGAGGAAACCTGTGCTACCTTATTAAATGAGGCCTTAGATGAGTTTTCTGTTATTATTAATCAACTGCATTCTCGTATAAGTTCTAATTTGAGTGAGCTAAGTTCTCCAAGTGTTAGTCTAGTTGGTAAGACAAATGCGGGAAAAAGTTCATTATTTAATTTATTGCTTAATTCTGATAGATCTATCGTTTCCGATATAGAAGGCACTACAAGAGATTACGTTTCTGAGTATATCAATATGCATGGTAATAATTTTCGTGTTATTGATACCGCAGGATTAAGATCTACTACGGATTCTATCGAACAAATTGGCATTAAAAAGGCCTTAGATATACACTCAAGCTCCTTTTTCAAAATCTTAGTTATAAATCCTTTAGATAATATTCAAGAGAGCTTAAATATTCTTGGTGATAACAACTTTGATTTGGTAATTTTTAGTCATGCTGATAAGAAGCTTGATATAGACTTTTCATTGTATGAGGAAATTCTTCAAAGTGCTGAATACTCGATCAATACATGCCTTTCTAGTGATAACCGCGATTATATTTTAATTGGTCCTATGGGGGCAGATAGTAAATTTGGTTCTATAGAACCAGTTAATAAAGTTGGTCCTATGGGGGCAATTTCAAAATTTGGTCCTATAGAACCAGTAGGTAATGGTCCTATAGAACCACTTTCAAGATATATATCCTCTTTAATTGTTGATAAATTTACTAAGTTAACGGCTGACAAACCTCTGCTAATTGATAGACATAGACAAAAGGTAAATGAAATATATTTATCTTTTAAAGATTTTCAGGATATTTCAATAAATAATACTGATATTGCAATACTGTCTAGTGAAATCAATATCTTAGGGTCTAAAGTTTCAGAGTTGGTAGGAATTATCTCACCAGATGATGTTTTAAATAATATATTTTCGAACTTTTGTATTGGAAAATAGGGAATTTTTATAATATTTTCAATTATTTATGGACAATTTCTCTCAAAATGCTTAAATCACTCTATTAATTTGTTCCACGTGGAACTTTCAAATCTTGTGTTCCACGTGGAACTTTCAAATCTTGTGTTCCACGTGGAACAAAGTAGGGAAGTAAATGAGTCATTCGTACGACATCGTAATAATAGGTGGTGGTCATGCAGGCTGTGAAGCTGCATGGATATCTTCGCAGTTTGGACTTAATGTTGCCATTGTAAGTATGCCCGGTGTTGGTCTTGCTTCTGCTCCTTGTAATCCTGC from Halobacteriovorax sp. HLS harbors:
- the dnaA gene encoding chromosomal replication initiator protein DnaA translates to MSQDFPFDHFLNTQNTKNPTDIFSSNNSLQDIKPEVNLPKAKAETSIFSEAELKTIGDTLLDTLKDQLTPEKYNAYFTDVFQLSNITMDSIVFNVTNPLIKIMVETHCLNEVKSAISGLLGKEYEVIVNVAEPNTKAETLEDNSKQQARASFTLDLSPTRDDKLSKVESQYIQHMSDPGMNIDSTKTFDNFIVGPSNNLANAAAIAISKTPGDKGKYPSLYMHSNSGLGKTHLLYAVANGIKENFPQYIVYLTTARDFMKEYIESVKTKTVDAFQEKFTKKIDVLMIDDIHELKNKTGTQDEFFHVFNELYRNGKQLIFTSDKSPDEIDGIEERIKTRLQWGLVVDIQKPDLETRIAILKRKAFELDLYLQDDILTLIAHSIKTNIRELEGSLVKLSAYADVMNVEVDTEMVKDILGLSAEDVERKVTLDIIAKATSLHFKIPVPDLKSKARTKDIVNARFVAMYLSRKIVNATQDEIGKFYGGRDHSSVVHAERTIREKLLTDVSLSRDLITIENCL
- the yidC gene encoding membrane protein insertase YidC, whose protein sequence is MTDDHKRTFLAVVLSGLVLFGWQTYFAPQQPIVEQDAKEQIAASVNRVEQAKGPAKDSVKVSDAQDIPAAPVSADVKKITLENNGYLVEMTSDLSIVGFTNPTVAYDFFATVGHEKPFAIEIYNGAGYSQLNFSINQISPAHIQGSNSKLGLNIDFKLDDLGKITYKLNSATPYKYRVKFRATTREEENRQIRHFSYYTQDLDSMTVADSSEDDGKARWVGIDFNFHLFALTFSTPQASRFNANEAGDFNTTLVNELQSLEGSIVFTKKNYDHLSKLGNLLNQSIDFGIFSILAVPLLRGLQFIQTYVHNYGLAIILLTLVIRSIMFPLQFKSFKSMKKMQKIQPELTKLKEKYKDDPQRMQKETMAAFKKAGANPLGGCLPLIAQMPIFFAFYQVLYNAEEFVGSPFLGWITDLSVKDPMYVLPILMAIAMFFQTKLNPSPTADPTQKKVMMLMPLVFGFIMKDLPAGLNLYMFTSTIYGVGQQLLVYKLSD
- the dnaN gene encoding DNA polymerase III subunit beta, producing MKITLHTEDFKSCLNKVLSVVDKRNSRPILTYTLIEANNGQLNISATDLEVSAKVVVKAQVDNPGRFCVNAKNIFDILKELPGTEITLSLDEDTNTLKLNCGDIHYSLLIYKPDDFPHLVFNQEVNKFKLSSEQLANIINKTSYAVLNDETRLYLNGIYLQEIDSKLRAVATDGHRLSLLETDLVESNNETLVNGIIIPRKGIFEIKKVSETYPEIDVEISVDDTFLYINAKDEYFLSIRLIAREYPKYQAVIPNKTTYTMTTDRNSFFDAIRRIKIMSNEKSNGVRVKLADQIMTITANHPSLGDAMETMAVDYNGKEMEIGFNAKYLIDTLQSFDEGEISLELNNELSPVIIKSNTLPNYLGIIMPLKL
- a CDS encoding tRNA modification GTPase, which codes for MYNLYDDKPIIACSTGMVSNSAIGLIRISGFDNLISLQEFFSFDLKKVKARYNHFSKLLFNSCVLDEVVFSYYPGPNSYNGENILEISVHGNQLNISKIISVFIDNTNIRAAREGEFSYRALKNGKLSLSQVEGLDLLLNASSSYMLEQGLDILQGDLYLKYKDLHSSFLKVKSSIEIGIDFSEDVGEETCATLLNEALDEFSVIINQLHSRISSNLSELSSPSVSLVGKTNAGKSSLFNLLLNSDRSIVSDIEGTTRDYVSEYINMHGNNFRVIDTAGLRSTTDSIEQIGIKKALDIHSSSFFKILVINPLDNIQESLNILGDNNFDLVIFSHADKKLDIDFSLYEEILQSAEYSINTCLSSDNRDYILIGPMGADSKFGSIEPVNKVGPMGAISKFGPIEPVGNGPIEPLSRYISSLIVDKFTKLTADKPLLIDRHRQKVNEIYLSFKDFQDISINNTDIAILSSEINILGSKVSELVGIISPDDVLNNIFSNFCIGK
- the rnpA gene encoding ribonuclease P protein component, encoding MADNHFDKSYRLLSAQDFSYLRRGSKQIKTKWIMAYYRPSRLKAKSNHTRIGYSITKKVGKAHTRNRFKRIMRDMFRTSDCKHKAIDIIVIVSPFLTKKIESQEKQEKLLRESFEQLLLSI
- the rpmH gene encoding 50S ribosomal protein L34 encodes the protein MSKRTWQPKRKKRLRVHGFLKRMATAGGKNIINARRAKGRKRLTVSTGKK
- a CDS encoding DNA replication/repair protein RecF, which gives rise to MHSFKISKLQVTNFRNLQPDIISFNPGINCILGENGNGKTNILEALHVLSTRKSFRKNTSFPQYLGIDCEQPEIIFSSVFLDEENIPMSVSGKMDVNNTNWFVDGQPMKKKIDIKLVFINPFDSYAFHNTSSFRRQWMDQHISILDPMYKKTLSRYTASLRFRNSLLSKKPSQYREQITAIDRELAKNSYILTQLRIKFLNEIENYCTQTFKDIFSEDHLLKITLDTRVIGLDENDIFDMLQSRIQKDEIVGHTTYGIHKDDYVLLFDGLNSFEYCSLGQQKMSYLSLLFAYIELFRYKFMSFPIVLIDDVSGELDRCRWQRLVEYLERSSFQVLITTANEKFKEELERINGANKIYVQSGSITNLK